TTGGAAATGCAGTATAGCCACCTACCTGTTAAAAGTGGTCCAGTGTCTAAATAAGGAGCAGATGACTCTTCTGTGTGGGAAGATGGCATATGTCTTAGTTGAAAATTGAACCACATTCAGCACTACTGAATTGCTATTCACTGGAATAACGTCGGGCCCTCGTGGAGGGAAGTATGCTGTCCTGTATAACGGGCTCGAGTCAGCTGATATGGTTTCAAGTGGGTGGCCCGATGGCACTTACTCCTCCAATAGTTTATTTATACTCTCTGAGCTTCACATTGGTTGGACAGAGAAATGGAAGAATCATATTAGATTGAAGTTCTAAACTGCAACATTGCACATGCTGGCATGTTTCACTCAGCTGGAAGGTAAATCACTTATTGCTACTAGAAATAAATTGTACTGCttaactttatatgtcccagtacaggggaacaccagggccaagaagtgggagttggtgggtagaggagcagggcagggggagggtataggggacattcgggatagcatttgaaatgtaaatgaagaaaatatctaataaaaaattgagagagagtgagagcagGCACTGGGGAGCAGAAAAGCGTCCAGCACCGGATCTAGCTGACTCTCAGCTTCCAGTTTAACTGTTGGGAGAAACCAAGAAGTACAGCCAAGCCATCTAAACCAGGTACCATTTACAAGACGTGTCCAGAAGGCTCAACAACTCCTTTTCCAGAGCATACAttgactactactactacttctgcTGCTGCTACTATATAGATTTGGTGGCCCAGCACAATGAGAGCTCAGAGGGGACTCATCTTACTCCTGCTGCTTCTGGCTGTCTTCTGTTCCACAGCTGTTAGCCTGAGATGCTACCACTGTTTAGACCCGGTTTCTTCATGCAAAATAAACAGCACTTGCTCTCCTAACCAGGATACCTGTCTCTATGCTGTATTCGGAATGCAAGTGTATCGACAGTGTTGGAAACGTTCGGAATGTAATGGCGAGTCCATTATGAACCTATTAGAAGTGACAAAAGTAACATACAGATGCTGCCAGTTTAACTTGTGTAACAAAAATAACGGATCATTGGGGAAGTCAGCATTGCTGGGGACCTCGGTTCTGGTGGCCATTTTGAATCTTTGTTTCTTAAGTCATCTCTAAGTCCCTGAtgtctcctttctgtctgtctctctttttcctgcTGCTGCAGCAGTCTAAAGCCTTTGTTATTTTCCGGCTGTATTCATTACGAAACAATAAAGTTCACTTGGACATCTTGGACAAGAGGGAGGAGTTTAAGCAGTGTGGAAGAGCACCATGCACACCGGGAGGGCCCGCTTGCAGTTGCAGAATGAAGTAGGAGGGTAGAACACCTATAGGTTATATAATCTTCCTTTGCCTGGCATTCAGTTTCAGCTTAAGGGAGTTCCCAGCAACCCTCAGGTATAGCTCTCTGGTTCCTTCACTGTAGCTGAAGAGTGAGATCAGAGAGTACCTTTAGGAGTGAGTGGGCCAGGAGGATTCTCTTCACCACTCTGACCCGTTCAAAATGCTTTCATAATCTTCACGGGTCCTGAGCTGGTGTGTGAATGTTCCAGATCTGAGCAGTCAGTTAAGGGCAGTGGCTgttcatttgcttaaaaaaacaaaagcgccaggcgtggtagcacacacctttaatcccagcactgggaggcagagacaggaggatttctgaattcgaggccagcctggtctacaaagtgagttccaggacagccagggctaaacagagaacccctgtctcgaaaaaccaaaaaacaaaacaaaacaaaacaaaacaaaacaaaacaaaacaaaaaaacaaaaacaaaacaaaaacaaaaacaaaagcaaacccaaccaaccaaccaaccaaccaaccaacgctGCCCATGAAGCCCAGATCGCTGAGCAtgtaggcaagtgctttacccttAAGCCACAGTCACAGCTCAAGCGGTGAATGAATTACTGTGTTTTCAGCTTTAGAAAATGCAGAGAAATGAAACACAAGCTCTGAACCAGATGTGATGGTACTTGCTTTGTATGCTTAgtatctcagtgctcaggaggcagaggcaagaggatggccataaattgaaggccagcctgacctacatagtgGTTTCCAGGCCACCTAAAACTATATAGTAAGAGCTTtcctcaaattaaaaagaaaagaaaagagaaagggaaaggaacagGTGGGTGGTGGTTTAtactttaatgccagcacttgggaagcagaagcaggcctaTCTCTGAGGTCAAAGCCAGTCAGTTCTAGGACACAccaggatatacagagaaaccatgtctctaaataaataaatagaaaataaaaccctcaaaacaaaaaagaaaggaaacacacaaaagTCTGTCTGTTCTTATAGAAGTACTGGTGACCACAACTTGAATTGTCCCACATCTCTGAATATTCCCTGGGCTCTGCTAGCTTTTACTAGAAAAATGTAATTGccaataataattaattaaagttaTTTGATCtcgaaaaaaaattgaaaaaaattctactGCTTGCAAATGAGCCACAGCTGCAATACAGGGAGGCTTCATTCTGAGAGGCCGTTTACACCAGTTCACCTTCTCATGCTGACTtctgcagaggaaggaagaaagaatgagaattaTGGTTGCAACATCCAATTATAATTAGCATATAGAAAAAAGATAAACACAAGGGTCCTAGTTAACACTCTATAAACAAGATGTGCAGCTGACACCAAGAATTTCAAATGATggatttcattatttaaatgccCATGGAATATTTCCAGGGGTGCTGTTACCAGTAAATTCCTGGCTCTTTGATTTACTGACTGGCacatttttgttgatgttttgttgATACCTGGTCTCAAGTGTAAGTAATTATTCCTGGGATAATTTTTCCCTTCTACTCCCTGTGGCCCAATAccttctctgctccctctcacacacagaggaaaggtgACCAAGGAGACAGTTAATGACTATATCTAAGTATGAAAACTGTGCCAGAGGCAGAGTTTGCTGTTGTTCACTGATTGGCCATGGAGACTGTCATTTCCTGAGACTTGGGGAGTGAGTTTCACATTCCGTGTTTTCATATTCTAAATTGTCTTAGCCTTAAAATATGACCAACAGTGGTACAAAATATTGAATTATACCTTAAAGGATGGCCTCCTAGTGATACCATGAAACACACTAAACACACTGCAAGAAACACTATGTTGGCAAACaacaagcagaggcaggaggcagcatCAAGTCTTGTTTACTGATTCCTGTGCACCACCCAAGGGCTACATTTCTTATACATCAATTCATGTAGTTCTTATGATACTCTAAGGTAAGATTAGCATCTGCACTTTATAAATGTGCACGTCTGAACTCAGATAAATAACTTAGTACCTAGGGACTAGAtcatacgcacacgcacacgcacgcacacatgcacacacaggaacagcTTTGGCTCCACATCAAGGCTTTTGGTCATTCTGTGCTGTGTTATCATGCCTTTGGGTAACAGGGATTGTGGCAGTTTTCACAAAACTGACCTTAGAAGTCACTCTCTTTATCTCAAGGATTGGAGAAAGCCAATGAAATGAAGTATGTGACTAACAAAGGCAGTGAAGGAGCTGGAATTTGAACCTTGGTCTTTTAGACCATCAAAGCACATCCTTAACTCTGTCACAGAATACGTTCTCTAGAGTGGAGGACTTGAATGGAAATGACCATGGGGCTTTCATCTTTCCACTTACTGTCTTTATCATTTCATCAAGTGCCAGGATTTGAACATCTACAGTGCACTTGCTTGCACTATGTTTTGAAACATACATCCCAAACAAGAGACTGTCCATGTCTAGCTTCCTCAGCCCTCAGCTGAGGGCCAATAGTCCTCAGGCTCTCATCCTACCCCTTCAGTCTTCAGTCAGTCAGAACCAAGCTTTACAGGGGAGCCTGTCGTTTTACCCACCTTCCAGGTAGGCTTTGCAATAGCAAAATTGCTAACCTAAGGCAGCTTTGCATAAGGTGGCAATCCTGTCCAAGTGCTTACTTCTTACTCAAGCCTGTGACAGAATGTCCACTTTGATCTTTGGGCACTCATCCTCCAGCAACACAGGCAGTTTCCCTCCTTTCAACACGATTATCCATTATCCTCAGTCTTTGGCTAGGAGACCCAAACATCTCACCACCACCCTCTAGAGCTGATACATGGATGACTCGCTGAGTGTGGGGATTGGCCTGTCAATCACTATTCCCTCAACAGGACTGTTTTTCAAGGTTATAGCCATAGCCTCAGGCTGTTTCAGGGTTCGGGGAATCCTATGAACCCTCAGCATTCGGTAACCTTTGTTAGGAGCACCAAGAACTAAGTGTAAGTGCATAACCAACATGCTGTTTAATTTGTTGTAGAAAATAGCAGGTGCTGCACATGCCCAGTGTGCCAGACTCTATGCTAAGTACACAGCATACAAAACTGTGTCTTGTCCACAGATTGAGTAGCTCTGCTCTTACTCATTCAGGCACATCTCCACTTTTATTCAGCTTTCCTGGGATGATTAGGTGAGCAAATGCTATTTTTGTCCTAAGTTGCATTTGCAtatttgaggaaatcaacaaagCATGCAATTCCTCTGACTTGGAAGAGTTATTGTATTGTGATCATAAAGGATTGAAGCTGCAGCAGGCTGAAACTTGACAAGAAACAGAGATCTCCAAACTTGAGTTGAAGCAAAAGAGTCAACCTAGCCTGATTAGACTTCGATCATTACCATGATTGGTTGAGAGGCCTCCTATCACTGATTGAACTGACGTGGACCAGGCACTTAGGGTACTAGGTAGAACATCTAATGTGTAATTTGCTCACATGGTAAGAACATGCACAATATGTTTTGGTCAGTTTCTACAGTACAGTTAGCCTGGATGCTGTTTGACATGACCCACATCCCTGACCCTGACATTTACCCATCATCGTTAGCTTTGACACTTTAATCCCTTCTCTTCTATTCTGCCTCAAGCCATTATGGGTTTGTCTGATAACCCACCTTTGAATGGTTCctctatttcatattttataatttcagagCAAAggtatcattttctttaatttgtatttcaaattcTCTCTGAGAGACTGGAGACAACCCTTGAAACGACCACAATCCTGGCCCTGCCATCAGCTGGATCTAAAACCTTGGCTTGCCAATCATTATTCCTGCACTTCTTTCCTCACACTTTGGGAGAGGGTCTCCTCAAACTTTCTAATATGCCTTCAGCCTCCATCCTCCTCTACACTTCAGAATCTGTACTCATGCCTCTTTAGTCTGGAACAATGCTGTACTTATGCGTGTAGGCACTTGAGATGTTTTTTAAAACACCAGGTTCTATGACCCAAGTACTGCCTGGTAAATTGTTGGGTGGAGTGGAAGTCTGTAGATGTCAGTTtgaggacagaaaggaagcaaTAGTTCTCTTCACAGATGCTTTAGATTTTACTTTCAGTGCCTCTACTGGTCAGTACGACAACTAATCCAGCAGAAGGAATGGGTATAGctagctctctgtctctgtctctgtctctgtctctgtctctgtctctgtctctgtctctctctgtctctctgtctctctctctctctctgtctctctctcccctaatcTATTCTTATACTATGGCNNNNNNNNNNNNNNNNNNNNNNNNNNNNNNtctctctctctctctctctctctctctctctctctctctcttaaaagcCAAGTACAGAAGCAATCTTTCCAAGCTTGACTGTTTGAGTTCTGTATTCAAGAGAAAGGGTGGTTGCATCCCATTTGAACCACTGTTTCTATGTATCCACCCTTGAAACTGTACCTCCAGTGTCATAAAGCACAGTTATGAAGTCTGGGGTCAGTATTGTGGAGTGTAACTCTTCCCTAACATGGACCACACATATATCTGTTAGAACTTTTGCCTGTAGTCTGTCCATACacatcttctctttcctctcctttcattgGCTTCTCGAGAAAGCATCTCGTGGTGTGGAATTGGAATCCACATGattgtgcttttgttttgattaCAGAAGTTTACCTCTAttccaaagaaagggaaaaattgtGACTTAAAGAAACAAAGGCTCAGGCTGAGAGTGCAATGAATTCTGCAACTCTAACTGACAGCAGCCATGAAGGATAAGGTGTGGTAGGTTAGGTTCAGGGTGAGTGGTAACTAGTACTGAGGAATTGGTTTCTGGGTCCTCAGTCTGGAGACAAGCACCACACTGCTGTCAAGGGATCAGATCTCAACAGTTTCCTTCAACCTGTAAAAGTTCATCTGAGAAAGTGTGGCACAAAGGCCTCAAGGGTCTGCATAACAGTGGGTTCTGCCTTTTTCAGCCTAAtgtcactggctgcttttctttaGCTAACAAAGAACCACTATGCCATTTCCCTCTGTAAGTGAGGCTGGACTTTCTAAGCCCTTGACAGCACTCTTGCTAATGACACAGTACCCACTGCCCTTCTCCTGGAAGGATTAATGTACCTCAACCCCCACCCACATGACCATCTACCCGATTGTTGACCTCAGTCTTATGCAGGCTTTTCATTCTGCAGGAAGATGACTTACTCTCTGTGTTCTGTTATTGTATATCTACTTATCATTTCTAATTCTACTAGGTTTCCTCCCCTGGACCCTGTGTTTGACACCTTCAATCCATGAGCAAAACTCTTTCCAGAGCAAGAAATACTGACTATGGGGTGAGTGAAACGACTTGGTAATCAATATGTTTGTGTTTCCAGTATATCTGTCTCAGTATcttgaaaaattaatatattttcctcTAAGTTTTTATGGTAATATTTATAGGTTTCAGGTGctgtgtttcttttgctgtgtcaGATCTGCACAATCATGTCTTTTAAAATTGAGTTAATCCTCTCTGATAGCTTTGGAATGAATGTTCACTTTCATAGATATAGCATGAGATATAAATTGACACTCAAGATATCAAGAGGCTTTTTAAATCTATCCTCTGAGTTGTCTGGCATCTTTTTTGTTACATATGGAATAAACCCAGGGTGATAAAAGATTCTTCTCATGATGTGAAGGCTCATGGTGGAGTGTTTATGGGCACAGTGAAATTCCTGACTTGCAGCCACATCAAGACATTGGTTTTCTACTGTTTTTTATCAGATTTCTGCAGAGGCACCATGGGAGCCAGATTGCCTGGGGCACAGAGTTCAGCTGCACCAATAGCTAGTGAGGGGGATTTTACCAGGTAACACAGATGCACATTTTCACAGTAAAGATGTGCCAGTGCCCTCTGCTTTTGCATCCCAGCAGGAAGGCTCTAATTGAAACAAAAAGACCCACTTATCACATGACATTAAGAAGAATCCAGGCAAGAGAAAGGGATATGAATCCAAATGGTCCGTTCTCCATCTTACTTTATGCCATTTAACTGTCTGTCAAAGCAGTGGATACCATCAAACAGAAGTATTCTAACTTGAGGTTCAGTAAGTTCTTCTTTCTTGCTTAAAATGATCAGGCTTCTTTTCTTGACCCATTTATATAATGTTATTGCCAGAGAGAGAGTATAGGCCAGGATATGGTAGAGTGGAACATTTGGTCAGTAAATATCTAGTGAGCATCTAATCAGTTCAAGTGGCAGGTTCTCATTAAGATTTGAGGCCCTCTTAAATTTGCTTTCTAAAGGAGGTGAGGAGTCAGCAAACATGTAGGTGTTCTGGTTTGTTGTATCAGTAATagagtgcttacttagcatgGGCTCAGTCCCTAGTACTTCCAAACAAAAATCAGAGAGATATGTCAGATGATAAATATATTGGAGTCAAATGAATCCCAGAGCATAGGCAAGTCACACAATGAAAGGTACTGTTTGAACAGGGTATTCAGAGAAACCCTTACTGGGAATATAGTATTAGGAAGTGATACACAGAACTAAGAGTTAGAGATATGATCTGTCTCAGACGAAGTTATGGGGATTGGATCTAGCAGATATGATGAGCAATTCATGGACTATTTTGGAGGCAGAAGTAGTGGGGATATTTTTCCATGTTGAGTGTGAGATATTAATGGGAAAAGTGGTCAAAATGATTCTAAAGTCTTTGGCAAATACATCTGAAGAATGGAGTTGTCCGTTGCTTCGACAAAGAatacctcaaacaaacaaaaccaagactaGAGAGAGTAGAATTAGAAATTCTGTCTTAGAGCTATGGAGGTGGAAATATTTACTAAATATCCAAATGCAGAGATCAATCATCAGTTGGGTATTCAAGTCTGGAGTTCAAAGGCGTGGTCTTTAATGAAGGCATACAGTGGAGGGTTTGGATCCTGAGCAGCATTCACAGCTGAGGCTAGAAGGACCATCACAGTAGGAACCAGCTCTCCAATTCTCACATTCTTCCTTAAGAATTCTTTAATGGGAATGAAGTAGTTCTCACCCATTGATATTTTTAGGAATCTCTAAATAGGGTCAATACAGATTAAGTGAATCTGCCTTAGAAAGCAAatgtggctgaagacagcagaAGTCATGAGATAGAGTCCAGAGCACGCTAAAGGGTATGGAGATGGGTGATAACCAGGGAAAAGAAGCATCTACAGTAAGACAGGaggaaaataatgagaaataagtTCTGAAATCCAGGTATAGCTGATTAAAAATGACAGTGACTAATTATATCAAATGTTACAAGCAGACCCAATGAACAAGAACTGAGAATCTGCTACTTAGCCACATGATGTCCATTTTGGCTTTACAATAGCAGTAGCAATTTTTAATGAGATGATGGCTTGATGAggtaaattaaagaaagaatggGGTTCTTCCAGTCAGTGGGGCTCTACCTTGGGGACAATctcagtggacagtcccatggtccccagaggagaggaATCTCTACTCCTGGGTACTCTAACACACCCTGGATCTTAGGATTACAGGGACCCAGAATCCctggagcttggtcacaccaggatctcagggtctcagaggcagcttgacttccagaaactctgacacacccagaatctcaggatcacaggagcctggaatcacaggatcatagtGAAAGCTAGTCTCTGAGGAGCTAcaactcaactgggattacaggatggACAAGCTCCAATCACATATAGTGAGAGCAGAGAGCACTTAAGATATTCAGATGGTAGGAAgcaaacataacaacagaaacaccagaatcCAAGGCTATTTGGCATTGTCATAACCCAATACTCCctccatagcaagttctggatacaccaccacaccagaaaagaaagatatggatctaaagtcacttc
The DNA window shown above is from Mus pahari chromosome 3, PAHARI_EIJ_v1.1, whole genome shotgun sequence and carries:
- the LOC110319661 gene encoding CD59A glycoprotein-like, with protein sequence MRAQRGLILLLLLLAVFCSTAVSLRCYHCLDPVSSCKINSTCSPNQDTCLYAVFGMQVYRQCWKRSECNGESIMNLLEVTKVTYRCCQFNLCNKNNGSLGKSALLGTSVLVAILNLCFLSHL